One genomic window of Anthonomus grandis grandis chromosome 3, icAntGran1.3, whole genome shotgun sequence includes the following:
- the LOC126733943 gene encoding nucleoporin NDC1: protein MNPNLRPQQQSFTYKDLLLWKLNYVVFSSVASQLFILVFYVFLIKADPLHPLQWCLATLATMTSFSTWIYMIPFLIIIFGQTLICAKAYVLKSSYCSTRFQKFVATFSAHNLVLTFLHVTVGATLIWLFLSVSGGQYQNLTEVCKGQVYCLNEGTYFLILSGFWTGFYYFVKVYIAEKNLSFPVVFQRKFLHFKSQLGSIINKSVRQSFWPSFYFSVIYYFYGETFRVGFSNMFGLIQHEVDPTFFIYFHLWFFTALYYFNMNLMRFYFNLFLTEPVQFPLFKNQMGNLQLQESINNYDYPIVQNLACLDLYLLAQWQPDRRQVFYTLSNPGQHPHNWNSLVENVLKLLNEYTELLNKTIDLPEPVKPKQIVQAPSIQGPDRFRNLRNMALVDRDDCYNYVNVQKNPAVEFNLHNNLSDFLTEKLTKLWNFIKLILGINFLFGELPQANVRKCLANGNLIIWASQGIADITAASLEEDKYGIVQKDLPIIISGLVNLKQSLDKLNKIPALTRKMVGYDDFNYKMKAAVTAAVKRSLFKICIKFGDYMNDIPLSKEISQYLQVHIICKS from the coding sequence ATGAATCCTAACCTAAGACCACAACAACAAAGTTTCACCTATAAGGACTTgcttttatggaaattaaactACGTAGTTTTCTCCAGCGTCGCCTCACAGTTGTTCATCCTGGTTTTCTACGTGTTCCTGATCAAAGCCGACCCGTTACATCCATTACAATGGTGCTTAGCCACTCTAGCGACCATGACATCTTTCAGCACATGGATTTATATGATACCATTTCTGATAATTATTTTTGGGCAAACGTTGATATGTGCCAAAGCCTATGTACTTAAATCGTCGTATTGCTCTACcagatttcaaaaatttgtggCCACTTTCTCTGCACACAATTTGGTTTTGACCTTCTTGCATGTTACTGTTGGTGCGACACTTATATGGCTCTTCTTATCTGTGTCTGGGGGCCAATACCAGAATTTGACTGAAGTATGTAAAGGTCAAGTGTATTGCTTGAATGAGGGAACatactttttgattttaagtgGATTTTGGAcaggattttattattttgttaaggTGTATATTGCAGAAAAAAATCTGTCATTTCCAGTAGTGTTTCAAAGGAAATTTTTACACTTTAAATCTCAATTAGGATCAATAATAAACAAATCTGTTAGGCAATCGTTTTGGCCTTCATTCTACTTTagtgttatatattatttttatggagAAACTTTTAGAGTTGGATTTAGCAATATGTTCGGCCTGATACAACATGAAGTTGACCCGacattttttatctattttcatCTCTGGTTCTTTACTGCTTTGTACTATTTTAACATGAATTTGATGAGGTTCTACTTCAACTTGTTCCTCACAGAACCTGTACAGTTTCCCCTATTCAAAAACCAAATGGGAAATTTACAATTGCAGGAAAGCATTAACAACTATGACTACCCAATTGTGCAGAATTTAGCTTGTTTGGATCTGTATTTGTTAGCGCAATGGCAGCCTGATAGGAGACAAGTTTTTTATACTTTGTCAAATCCTGGACAACACCCACACAACTGGAACTCACTTGTGGAAAATGTGCTAAAGTTGTTGAATGAATACACTGAGCTGCTAAATAAAACCATTGATTTGCCTGAACCTGTAAAGCCTAAACAGATTGTACAAGCACCTAGTATCCAGGGACCTGATCGCTTTAGAAATCTAAGAAACATGGCTCTTGTCGATAGAGATGACTGTTACAATTATGTGAATGTTCAAAAAAACCCTGCTGTAGAGTTCAATTTACACAATAACTTATCAGATTTCCTGACAGAAAAACTCACCAAACTGtggaattttataaaattaatattaggaataaattttttgtttgggGAGTTACCCCAAGCTAATGTACGTAAATGTTTAGCAAATGGAAACCTGATCATTTGGGCTTCTCAAGGAATTGCCGATATAACAGCAGCCTCATTAGAAGAAGACAAATATGGAATTGTCCAGAAGGATCTTCCCATTATCATATCTGGCCTTGTCAATTTAAAGCAAAGCCTCgacaaactaaataaaataccagCGCTTACAAGAAAAATGGTGGGGTATGAcgattttaattataaaatgaaaGCGGCAGTCACTGCCGCCGTAAAACGGAGtctgtttaaaatatgtatcAAGTTCGGAGATTATATGAATGATATACCACTTAGCAAAGAAATATCTCAGTACCTTCAGGTACATATTATTTGTAAgagttaa